The nucleotide sequence GTGGGCTCCTTCTTCTCATCCTGGATCTGGCGTACGAACACGATCGACCTGCTGCCCTTTGCGGCCCATCCCACAAACCACCCGATTGCAGGCCCCCGATCTTCGGAGCCGTTGGAGCCATCGGCTTGGACAGCGAAACCCGTTCCCGTCTTGCCATGCACCTTCCATCCATTCGACAGCGTCGCGCCTTCCGTAAGCCGGGCAGTCATTTCGTAGGCAAGCGGAGAAACAGGCAGTTCCCGACGCACGATCTTCGCCAGGAACGCGAGTTGCTCCAGCGGAGATATCTTCAACGAAGAGCTGAGCCAGGACCAGGTCAGGCCGTCCTGCTTGCCAGGAGCGCCCGAGACGTCTTCGTTGCCATAGCCGAAAGCGTGGACGTAGCGGGCGAAGCGCTCCTTCCCGAGCGATTCGGTGATCCTCTGGGAGTACCAGACCACGGAGTTCTTCATCCAGCTGGCCGGGTCTGTCGTCGCCTTCCAGGATGCGATCCAATCCGGATACCCGTCGCGAAACGGCAATGCCGGCGACTCCGTGTTCTCGAGAAAGCCAGAGTCGTAGCCCATCAGGCTGATGGCGATCTTGAAAGTGGACGCCGGGGTGATCCGCTGGTCGCAAACGCCATCCTGCCGGAGTACCTTGCCGGTGAGTGCATCAGCAAACGCCGTGCAAGCGGCTTCAGCTCGTGCTGAAGCGAGAGCCATCGCGCAGAGAGCAAGGAGAGCCGGCGTTCGCAGATTCGAGAAGTGTCTCTTCATAGGGTCGCAGACTGGTCCGAGAGGTTGCGATCTCGCCAGTAAAGAGCCCACCGACGCGAGGTCATGTCGAACCGGAACGTGGCGACGTCGTGATCCCGTCGAATCGACGG is from Thermoanaerobaculia bacterium and encodes:
- the blaOXA gene encoding class D beta-lactamase — translated: MALASARAEAACTAFADALTGKVLRQDGVCDQRITPASTFKIAISLMGYDSGFLENTESPALPFRDGYPDWIASWKATTDPASWMKNSVVWYSQRITESLGKERFARYVHAFGYGNEDVSGAPGKQDGLTWSWLSSSLKISPLEQLAFLAKIVRRELPVSPLAYEMTARLTEGATLSNGWKVHGKTGTGFAVQADGSNGSEDRGPAIGWFVGWAAKGSRSIVFVRQIQDEKKEPTYAGPRAREEFLRELPAALDSLSLQVG
- a CDS encoding DUF3024 domain-containing protein codes for the protein MRRDHDVATFRFDMTSRRWALYWRDRNLSDQSATL